One Streptomyces sp. NBC_00554 DNA segment encodes these proteins:
- a CDS encoding ATP-binding cassette domain-containing protein gives MGEHHGVAVSAEGFGLKGPRGWAFRGIDITAEPGSLIAVEGPSGSGRTCLLLALSGRMKPSEGHATVGSFRLPKQMSAVRRISAPAHVPGVTDLDPALTVGEHLLERALLQRRFGGSLRGLLRPRGDRVTEARLRIDTALTAAGLDRETLPKGSRTSVRDLERLEALRLSVALALIGRPRLLAVDDLDLKLPDAERAEAWALLRSLAESGTTVVAVCSEAPEDAVVVSTSPKPAPETAAEQQHNDENTENDNKETADALAETGLA, from the coding sequence GTGGGCGAGCACCATGGAGTCGCCGTCAGCGCCGAGGGGTTCGGGCTCAAGGGACCGCGCGGCTGGGCCTTCCGCGGCATCGACATCACCGCGGAGCCCGGCTCGCTGATCGCTGTCGAGGGACCGTCCGGTTCCGGGAGGACCTGCCTGCTGCTCGCGCTCAGTGGGCGGATGAAGCCGAGCGAGGGGCACGCGACCGTCGGTTCCTTCCGGCTGCCCAAGCAGATGTCCGCGGTGCGCCGGATCAGTGCGCCGGCCCATGTCCCGGGCGTCACCGACCTGGACCCGGCTCTGACCGTCGGGGAGCACCTGCTGGAACGGGCGCTGCTGCAACGGCGCTTCGGCGGTTCACTGCGGGGGCTGCTGCGGCCCCGCGGGGACCGGGTGACGGAGGCGAGACTGCGGATCGACACGGCGCTGACGGCCGCCGGGCTCGACCGGGAGACGCTGCCCAAGGGTTCCCGGACGTCCGTACGCGACCTGGAACGCCTGGAGGCGCTGCGGCTGTCCGTCGCGCTGGCTCTCATCGGCCGTCCGCGCCTGCTCGCCGTCGACGACCTCGACCTCAAGCTGCCCGACGCCGAACGGGCCGAGGCGTGGGCCTTGTTGAGGTCTCTCGCCGAGTCCGGGACCACGGTCGTCGCGGTGTGCAGCGAGGCTCCTGAGGACGCCGTCGTCGTGTCCACCAGCCCCAAGCCGGCGCCGGAAACCGCGGCGGAGCAGCAGCACAACGACGAGAACACCGAGAACGACAACAAGGAGACGGCCGATGCGCTCGCCGAAACTGGCCTCGCTTGA
- a CDS encoding SAV_6107 family HEPN domain-containing protein translates to MANSSAAASHRRRATGPAPSLTGPASDVHPVLRRTTAPPAALELLAQAHAGLDEATALDTPNERYATAHLAALRTAAAVLAARGRPEPTPRRRARIRSAWEVLPEIAPELAEWSALFAAGATRRARAEAGIQGAAGSRDADDLIRDVAMFLRLVERMLVLQPVLPQPRQDGDRQVPDAG, encoded by the coding sequence ATGGCCAACTCATCCGCAGCCGCCTCCCACCGGCGCCGCGCCACCGGCCCTGCCCCCTCACTGACCGGTCCGGCGAGCGACGTGCACCCCGTGCTCCGCCGGACCACGGCCCCGCCCGCCGCCCTCGAACTGCTCGCACAGGCCCACGCCGGACTCGACGAGGCGACCGCCCTCGACACACCCAACGAGCGCTATGCGACGGCCCACTTGGCCGCCCTGCGCACCGCCGCGGCCGTCCTCGCCGCGCGGGGACGCCCGGAACCCACGCCCCGACGCAGGGCACGCATCCGGAGCGCCTGGGAAGTGCTCCCCGAAATCGCGCCCGAACTCGCCGAGTGGAGCGCGTTGTTCGCCGCCGGAGCGACCCGCCGTGCCCGCGCCGAGGCGGGCATACAGGGCGCGGCCGGCAGCCGCGACGCCGACGACCTCATACGCGACGTGGCGATGTTCCTGCGCCTCGTCGAGCGGATGCTGGTGCTGCAGCCCGTGCTGCCTCAGCCCCGGCAGGACGGAGACCGGCAAGTCCCGGACGCGGGCTGA
- a CDS encoding methyltransferase produces MSDPMRPRASLRTAVVWEVLKDALDRRVKATGRDALDVLDTGGGSGNFAVPVARLGHRVTVVDPSPNALFALERRAAEAGVADRVHGVQGDAHGLFDVVERGGYDAVLCHGVLEYVDDPANGVRNVVDALRPEGVLSLLAAGLGGAVLARALAGHFKEARQALDDPDGRWGEGDPVPHRFTAEQLTALVEGAGLKVASVHGVRVFADLVPGVLVDTEPGALEALLKLEAAAAELAAFHSVATQLHVLGETQGAGER; encoded by the coding sequence GTGTCGGACCCGATGCGCCCCCGCGCTTCTCTCCGTACCGCCGTGGTCTGGGAGGTCCTCAAGGACGCCCTGGACCGCCGGGTCAAGGCCACGGGGCGGGATGCCCTGGACGTCCTCGACACCGGGGGTGGCAGCGGCAACTTCGCGGTGCCCGTGGCCCGCCTCGGCCACCGCGTCACCGTCGTCGACCCCAGCCCGAACGCGCTGTTCGCGCTGGAGCGCCGGGCCGCCGAGGCCGGAGTCGCCGACCGCGTGCACGGCGTCCAGGGCGACGCACACGGCCTCTTCGACGTCGTCGAGCGCGGTGGCTACGACGCGGTGCTCTGTCACGGAGTCCTGGAGTACGTGGACGACCCGGCCAACGGCGTCCGCAACGTGGTGGACGCGCTGCGCCCCGAAGGCGTCCTCAGCCTCCTCGCCGCGGGCCTGGGCGGAGCCGTGCTGGCCCGCGCCCTCGCCGGGCACTTCAAGGAGGCCAGGCAGGCGCTCGACGACCCGGACGGACGCTGGGGCGAGGGTGATCCCGTACCCCACCGTTTCACCGCCGAACAGCTCACCGCGCTGGTCGAGGGCGCGGGCCTGAAGGTCGCCTCCGTGCATGGAGTGCGGGTCTTCGCTGACCTGGTCCCCGGCGTCCTCGTGGACACCGAGCCCGGGGCCCTGGAAGCACTGCTGAAGCTGGAGGCCGCAGCGGCCGAACTCGCCGCGTTCCACTCCGTGGCGACGCAGCTTCATGTGCTCGGTGAGACGCAAGGGGCCGGTGAGCGCTGA
- a CDS encoding DUF3040 domain-containing protein — MPLSEHEQRMLEQMERALYAEDPKFATALEGSGLRTYTRRRVYQAVAGFLVGIALLMAGMVAVQIWLSVVGFLVMLGCAVLAVTGWRKAPKPGEQPTAPGAPAARSQGRQRRSMMDRIEQRWQRRRDDQGGQ; from the coding sequence GTGCCGCTCTCGGAGCACGAGCAGCGAATGCTCGAGCAGATGGAGCGAGCGCTGTACGCCGAAGATCCCAAGTTCGCGACAGCGCTTGAGGGAAGCGGGCTGCGTACGTATACCCGGCGACGGGTCTACCAGGCGGTCGCGGGCTTCCTGGTGGGTATCGCGCTCCTCATGGCCGGAATGGTCGCCGTGCAGATCTGGCTAAGCGTGGTGGGTTTCCTCGTCATGCTGGGCTGCGCGGTGCTTGCCGTAACCGGTTGGCGCAAGGCCCCCAAGCCGGGTGAACAGCCGACCGCGCCAGGCGCGCCGGCCGCCCGCAGCCAAGGCCGACAGCGCCGCTCCATGATGGACCGCATCGAACAACGCTGGCAGCGCCGCCGCGACGACCAGGGTGGCCAGTAG
- a CDS encoding DUF3488 and DUF4129 domain-containing transglutaminase family protein encodes MSGRARLALFAAAATLMAATALLPLVDPATWFFQAAFLLAMQSGAGALTRRVPLARPLTVAVQALVTLMLLTLVFARQQAFLGIIPGPEAFNQFGVLLQAGTDDVGRFAIPAPLSDGIRLMLVGGVLVIGLLVDALAVTFRSAAPAGLPLLALYSVAAGLSGGGAAWLWFLLAAAGYLMLLLAEGRDRLSQWGRVFGGAAASRTPGPEPSGGAVAPVRTGRRIGAVALGIALVVPLALPSLDGGLLDGTGTGVGSGSGGGGTISAVNPLVSLRDSLNVDEDREVMSYRTNTDDTQDMYLRIVSLDDFDGTAWKPAQRHIVDVPDTFPTPIGLGSDVQRTAIQTRVSAADWYAQDWLPMPYPATQVDINGSWRYEPVGRTLVGDHGQNTRGVQYEVTSLLVQPTAEQLATAPEPDPALKREFTQVPDSLPSVVADTAREVTAGSANHYEQAVKLQDYFAVSGGFTYDTEVQVGSGSAAIARFLKDKEGFCVHFSFAMAAMARTLGIPARVAVGFTPGSTQPDGSMTVGLRDAHAWPELYFEGVGWTRFEPTPNRGSVPDYTQPETSGTDVPAAPQPTQSASDAPAASASASESCTAQERKLEACASESALAAVGSDDGGMPWLQILGLALAGLLVLGVPLLPMLWRMRIRAVRLGAHGRTDADAAVYTLSAWLEVTDTAWDYGIEPDDSQTPRKAAARIVRLGLLEPTAADAVHRVAAAVEQVLYAPHPRPTAGLAEDARQVADGFRTLASRPARLRALLAPRSAIRVVWAASDYWTALAARLAARRETLLRRPSGQNG; translated from the coding sequence ATGAGCGGGCGGGCGCGACTGGCGCTGTTCGCGGCGGCGGCCACTCTCATGGCCGCGACTGCTCTGCTGCCGCTGGTCGATCCGGCGACCTGGTTCTTCCAGGCGGCGTTTCTGCTGGCGATGCAGTCCGGTGCGGGCGCGCTGACCCGGCGGGTTCCGCTGGCCCGGCCGCTGACCGTGGCGGTGCAGGCGCTGGTGACGCTGATGCTGCTGACGCTGGTCTTCGCCCGGCAGCAGGCCTTCCTCGGGATCATCCCGGGGCCCGAGGCCTTCAACCAGTTCGGGGTGCTGCTGCAGGCGGGCACGGACGACGTCGGGCGGTTCGCGATTCCGGCGCCGCTGTCCGACGGCATCCGGCTGATGCTGGTCGGCGGTGTCCTGGTGATCGGGCTCTTGGTGGACGCGCTCGCGGTGACGTTCCGCAGCGCGGCTCCCGCGGGACTCCCGCTGCTCGCGCTGTACTCGGTCGCCGCGGGGCTTTCCGGCGGCGGTGCCGCATGGCTGTGGTTCCTGCTCGCGGCCGCCGGCTATCTCATGCTGCTGCTCGCCGAGGGCCGCGACCGGCTCTCGCAGTGGGGCCGCGTCTTCGGCGGAGCGGCGGCGTCCCGAACGCCGGGCCCCGAACCCTCGGGCGGCGCCGTCGCGCCCGTGCGCACCGGGCGGCGCATCGGCGCGGTCGCGCTGGGCATCGCCCTGGTGGTGCCGCTCGCCCTGCCCTCGCTCGACGGCGGTCTGCTGGACGGTACTGGGACGGGTGTGGGCTCGGGCTCCGGAGGCGGTGGCACGATCTCTGCGGTCAACCCGCTGGTCTCACTCCGCGACAGTCTGAACGTGGACGAGGACCGCGAGGTCATGTCGTACCGCACCAACACCGACGACACCCAGGACATGTATCTGCGGATCGTCTCCCTGGACGACTTCGACGGCACGGCCTGGAAGCCGGCCCAGCGGCACATCGTCGATGTGCCGGACACGTTCCCGACGCCGATCGGCCTCGGGAGCGACGTCCAGCGGACCGCGATCCAGACCCGTGTCTCGGCGGCCGACTGGTACGCGCAGGACTGGCTCCCCATGCCCTATCCGGCCACCCAGGTGGACATCAACGGCAGCTGGCGGTACGAGCCGGTGGGGCGCACGCTCGTCGGGGACCACGGCCAGAACACGCGAGGCGTGCAGTACGAGGTCACGAGCCTGCTCGTGCAGCCGACCGCGGAGCAGCTCGCGACGGCGCCGGAGCCGGATCCGGCTCTGAAGCGCGAGTTCACTCAGGTGCCGGATTCGCTGCCCTCGGTGGTGGCCGACACCGCGCGCGAGGTCACCGCGGGCTCGGCCAACCACTACGAGCAGGCGGTCAAGCTCCAGGACTACTTCGCCGTGAGCGGCGGATTCACGTACGACACGGAGGTGCAGGTCGGCAGCGGTTCTGCCGCGATCGCGCGCTTCCTGAAGGACAAGGAGGGCTTCTGCGTCCACTTCTCCTTCGCGATGGCCGCGATGGCCCGCACGCTGGGGATACCGGCCCGCGTGGCGGTGGGCTTCACGCCCGGTTCCACGCAGCCCGACGGTTCGATGACGGTCGGTCTGCGGGACGCGCACGCCTGGCCCGAGCTGTACTTCGAGGGGGTGGGCTGGACGCGCTTCGAGCCCACTCCCAACCGGGGCTCGGTTCCGGACTACACCCAGCCGGAGACGTCCGGCACCGATGTGCCGGCCGCACCGCAGCCGACGCAGTCGGCCTCCGATGCGCCTGCCGCCTCGGCGTCGGCGAGCGAGAGCTGCACGGCGCAGGAGAGGAAGCTCGAGGCGTGCGCGAGCGAGTCCGCGCTGGCCGCGGTGGGCTCCGACGACGGCGGTATGCCGTGGCTCCAGATCCTGGGGCTGGCCTTGGCCGGACTCCTCGTCCTTGGGGTGCCGTTGCTGCCGATGCTGTGGCGCATGCGGATACGGGCCGTGCGGCTCGGCGCGCACGGGCGCACCGACGCGGATGCAGCGGTGTACACGCTGAGTGCCTGGCTGGAAGTGACCGATACGGCGTGGGACTACGGGATCGAGCCGGACGACTCGCAGACGCCTCGCAAGGCTGCCGCGCGGATTGTCCGTCTCGGGCTTCTCGAACCGACGGCGGCGGATGCGGTGCACCGGGTGGCGGCGGCTGTGGAGCAGGTGCTCTACGCTCCGCATCCCCGTCCGACGGCGGGTCTCGCCGAGGACGCCCGTCAGGTCGCGGACGGCTTCCGCACCTTGGCGAGCCGTCCGGCCCGTCTCCGTGCACTCCTCGCTCCCCGCTCAGCCATCCGGGTGGTGTGGGCGGCGTCGGACTACTGGACCGCTCTGGCTGCCCGCCTGGCGGCCCGGCGGGAGACCTTGCTGCGGCGGCCTTCGGGGCAGAACGGCTGA
- a CDS encoding DUF58 domain-containing protein has translation MTQGGTGYTAEEDKGGLRTALAGLTTRGRSFLAAGVAAAICAYVLGQSDLLRVGLLLAVLPLVCATVLYRTRYRVAGSRRLAPARVPAGSEARVHLRMDNVSRLPTGLLMLQDRVPYVLGPRPRFVLDRVEAGGRREVSYRVRSDLRGRYPLGPLQLRLTDPFGMCELTRSFSTYDTLTVIPRVEALPPVRLTGEAKGYGDGRQRSLALAGEDDIIPRGYRYGDDLRRVHWRLTARYGELMVRREEQPQRSRCTVLLDTRGVAFEGAGPDSAFEWAVSGAASTLVHMLERGFSVRLLTDTGSSVPGEGADGFAGASPESADAAGLMMDTLAVVDHSDGTGLSRAYDVLRGGNEGLLIAFLGDLDEEQATVLAKMRQRSGGAVAFLLDSEAWMREPADVPGPLDKSEDQLRMLREAGWTAVRVPRGAGIADLWREADRQRTGVASTGSTAGGGGS, from the coding sequence ATGACGCAAGGAGGGACGGGGTACACCGCCGAGGAGGACAAGGGAGGGCTGCGCACAGCACTCGCCGGGCTCACCACGCGGGGCCGCTCCTTCCTGGCCGCCGGAGTCGCGGCCGCGATCTGCGCGTACGTCCTGGGGCAGAGCGATCTGCTCCGGGTCGGCCTGCTCCTGGCGGTGCTGCCACTGGTGTGCGCAACCGTGCTGTACCGCACCCGTTACCGGGTCGCGGGCAGCCGCAGGCTCGCCCCCGCGCGCGTGCCCGCCGGTTCCGAGGCGCGGGTCCATCTGCGCATGGACAACGTCTCGCGGCTGCCCACCGGACTGCTGATGCTCCAGGACCGGGTGCCGTACGTGCTCGGCCCGCGGCCCCGGTTCGTCCTGGACCGGGTGGAGGCGGGCGGCCGCCGCGAGGTGTCCTACCGGGTGCGCTCGGACCTGCGCGGCCGCTATCCGCTGGGCCCGCTGCAACTACGGCTCACGGACCCCTTCGGAATGTGCGAACTGACGCGCTCCTTCTCGACGTACGACACCCTGACGGTCATCCCGCGCGTGGAGGCGCTGCCGCCGGTGCGGCTGACCGGTGAGGCGAAGGGGTACGGCGACGGGCGCCAGCGCTCGCTGGCACTGGCCGGCGAGGACGACATAATCCCGCGCGGCTACCGCTACGGCGACGATCTGCGCCGGGTGCACTGGCGCCTGACCGCGCGCTACGGCGAGTTGATGGTCCGCCGCGAGGAGCAGCCGCAGCGCTCCCGCTGCACGGTGCTGCTGGACACCCGTGGGGTCGCCTTCGAGGGCGCGGGCCCGGATTCGGCCTTCGAGTGGGCGGTTTCGGGCGCGGCGTCGACGCTGGTGCACATGCTCGAACGGGGCTTTTCGGTACGGCTGTTGACCGACACCGGCAGCTCGGTGCCCGGCGAGGGCGCGGACGGCTTCGCGGGCGCGAGCCCGGAGTCGGCGGACGCGGCCGGACTGATGATGGACACACTCGCCGTCGTCGACCACTCGGACGGCACGGGTCTGTCCCGCGCCTACGACGTGCTGCGCGGCGGGAACGAAGGGCTGCTGATCGCCTTCCTCGGCGATCTGGACGAGGAACAGGCGACAGTGCTCGCCAAGATGCGCCAGCGCAGCGGCGGGGCCGTCGCCTTCCTGCTGGACAGCGAGGCATGGATGCGGGAACCGGCGGACGTCCCCGGGCCGTTGGACAAGAGCGAGGATCAACTGCGCATGCTGCGCGAGGCGGGCTGGACTGCTGTGAGGGTGCCACGGGGGGCGGGGATCGCCGACCTGTGGCGTGAGGCGGACCGGCAGCGCACGGGCGTCGCGTCGACGGGAAGTACGGCGGGGGGTGGTGGCTCATGA
- a CDS encoding AAA family ATPase, with the protein MTTYDDRASLTDLTATVERVRSSVEGVIEGKPEVVRLSLTVLLAEGHLLIEDVPGVGKTMLAKALARSIDCSVRRIQFTPDLLPSDITGVSIWDQQRRDFEFKPGAIFAQIVIGDEINRASPKTQSALLESMEERQVTIDGTTYELPSPFMVVATQNPVEMEGTYPLPEAQRDRFMARVSIGYPSAEAELQMLDVHGGVNPLDDLQPVAHAHEIVKLIDAVRSVHVADPVRRYAVELVGATRTHPDLRLGASPRATLHLLRAAKASAALSGREYALPDDVQALAVAVLAHRLLPTAQAQLNRRTAEQVVQEILQRIPVPAAPQQQSGFTVGRGATAYGQQPPRRLG; encoded by the coding sequence GTGACGACCTATGACGATCGAGCGAGCCTTACAGATCTGACCGCCACTGTGGAGCGTGTCCGCAGTTCGGTGGAAGGAGTGATCGAAGGCAAGCCTGAGGTCGTACGGCTTTCGCTGACCGTGCTGCTCGCCGAGGGTCATCTTCTGATCGAGGATGTTCCCGGCGTCGGCAAGACCATGCTGGCCAAGGCGCTGGCACGGTCCATCGACTGTTCGGTGCGGCGTATCCAGTTCACGCCCGACCTGCTGCCCTCGGACATCACAGGTGTGTCCATCTGGGACCAGCAGCGCCGGGACTTCGAGTTCAAGCCGGGCGCGATCTTCGCTCAGATCGTGATCGGCGACGAGATCAACCGAGCCTCGCCCAAGACACAGTCCGCGCTCCTGGAGTCCATGGAGGAGCGCCAGGTCACCATCGACGGGACGACGTACGAACTGCCCAGCCCCTTCATGGTAGTGGCCACGCAGAACCCGGTCGAGATGGAGGGCACCTACCCGCTTCCGGAGGCCCAGCGCGACCGTTTCATGGCCCGTGTCTCCATCGGCTATCCCAGCGCGGAGGCCGAACTGCAGATGCTGGACGTCCATGGCGGGGTGAACCCGCTGGACGACCTCCAGCCGGTGGCGCACGCGCACGAGATCGTGAAGCTGATCGACGCGGTCCGCTCGGTCCACGTCGCCGACCCGGTGCGGCGGTACGCGGTGGAGCTGGTCGGGGCCACGCGCACGCACCCCGATCTCAGACTCGGCGCCTCACCGCGTGCCACGTTGCATCTGCTGCGCGCGGCGAAGGCGTCCGCCGCCCTCAGCGGCCGGGAGTACGCGCTGCCGGACGACGTCCAGGCACTCGCCGTGGCGGTCCTGGCCCACCGTCTGCTGCCCACGGCACAGGCACAGCTGAACCGGCGCACGGCCGAACAGGTCGTGCAGGAAATCCTGCAGCGCATCCCCGTTCCCGCCGCGCCCCAGCAGCAGTCCGGCTTCACGGTGGGCCGCGGTGCCACCGCCTACGGCCAGCAGCCGCCGCGGAGGCTTGGATGA